A region from the Solibacillus sp. FSL H8-0523 genome encodes:
- the rpoB gene encoding DNA-directed RNA polymerase subunit beta, translating into MNELTGQLVQYGQHRQRRSFARINEVLELPNLIEIQTASYEWFLEEGLREMFHDISPIEDFTGNLSLEFVDYTLGDPKYDVDECKERDVTYAAPLRVKVRLHNKETNEVKEQDVFMGDFPLMTETGTFIINGAERVIVSQLVRSPSVYFNEKTDKNGKKGFGATVIPNRGAWLEYETDAKDVVYVRIDRTRKLPVTVLLRALGFGTDQEIIEIIGDNEYLRNTLEKDNTEGTEKALLEIYERLRPGEPPTVESAKNLLYSRFFDAKRYDLANVGRYKMNKKLHIKNRLFNQTVAETIVNPETGEILVEAGTLLDRRTLDKLIPALEDGAGFKTLSQNGGVLDEEVTIQSIKIYAPNDEAQKEINVISNAYIDEEVKNLTPADILASVSYFFNLLYNVGNTDDIDHLGNRRLRSVGELLQNQFRIGLSRMERVVRERMSINDTAAIVPQQLINIRPVIASIKEFFGSSQLSQFMDQTNPLAELTHKRRLSALGPGGLTRERAGMEVRDVHYSHYGRMCPIETPEGPNIGLINSLSSFAKVNKFGFIETPYRRVDPETGTVTEEIHYLTADEEDNYVVAQANSLLTADGKFEKEEVVGRFRGDNTVFNRDRIDYMDVSPKQVVSAATACIPFLENDDSNRALMGANMQRQAVPLLYPNAPFVGTGMEHVDARDSGAAVVAKKHGIVEHVEARSIHVRTIEEIDGKEVKGNLVKYKLQKFIRSNQGTSYNQRPIVKVGDLVKPRDILADGPSMERGELALGQNVLVAFMTWDGFNYEDAVIMSERLVKDDVYTSVHIEEYESESRDTKLGPEEITRDIPNVGEDALRNLDDRGIIRIGAEVRDGDILVGKVTPKGVTELTAEERLLHAIFGEKAREVRDTSLRVPHGAGGIILDVKVFNREDGDELPPGVNQLVRAYIVQKRKIRVGDKMAGRHGNKGVISRILPEEDMPFMPDGTPVDIMLNPLGVPSRMNIGQVLELHLGMAARYLGVHMATPVFDGANEDDVWETMEEAGMNRDGKTILYDGRSGEPFDSRVSVGIMYMIKLAHMVDDKLHARSTGPYSLVTQQPLGGKAQFGGQRFGEMEVWALEAYGAAYTLQEILTVKSDDVVGRVKTYEAIVKGESVPEPGVPESFKVLIKELQSLGMDVKMLTINDEEVELRDLDDEEEVAVAPAPEERPTDDKEEDPVESI; encoded by the coding sequence GTGAATGAGTTGACAGGTCAACTAGTTCAGTACGGACAACACCGCCAGCGTAGAAGCTTTGCGCGTATTAATGAGGTGCTGGAGCTTCCGAATTTAATCGAGATCCAAACAGCATCTTATGAGTGGTTCCTTGAAGAAGGATTGCGTGAGATGTTCCACGACATTTCTCCGATCGAGGATTTTACAGGTAATCTTTCATTAGAATTCGTCGACTATACATTAGGAGATCCTAAGTATGATGTTGATGAATGTAAAGAACGTGACGTAACTTACGCTGCGCCATTACGTGTGAAAGTACGTTTACACAACAAAGAAACAAACGAAGTAAAAGAGCAAGACGTCTTCATGGGTGATTTCCCATTAATGACTGAAACAGGCACGTTTATTATTAACGGTGCTGAGCGCGTTATCGTTTCTCAGTTAGTTCGTTCTCCAAGTGTATACTTCAACGAAAAAACAGATAAAAACGGTAAAAAAGGCTTCGGTGCAACAGTTATTCCAAATCGTGGTGCATGGTTAGAATATGAAACTGACGCAAAAGATGTCGTATACGTGCGTATCGACCGTACACGTAAATTACCAGTAACAGTACTTTTACGTGCATTAGGTTTCGGTACGGATCAGGAAATTATCGAAATCATTGGTGACAATGAATATTTACGTAATACGTTAGAAAAAGATAACACAGAAGGTACTGAAAAGGCACTTCTTGAAATCTACGAGCGTTTACGTCCAGGTGAACCACCAACAGTTGAATCAGCGAAGAACTTATTATATTCTCGCTTCTTCGATGCTAAACGTTACGATTTAGCAAACGTTGGTCGTTACAAAATGAACAAAAAGCTTCACATTAAAAACCGTTTATTTAACCAAACGGTTGCTGAAACAATTGTAAACCCAGAAACGGGCGAAATTCTTGTAGAAGCAGGTACGTTATTAGATCGTCGTACGTTAGATAAGCTAATTCCAGCTTTAGAAGACGGTGCTGGCTTCAAAACATTAAGCCAAAACGGCGGTGTATTAGATGAAGAAGTAACGATTCAATCAATTAAAATTTACGCACCAAATGACGAAGCACAAAAAGAAATCAATGTGATTTCGAACGCTTATATTGATGAAGAGGTGAAAAACCTTACACCAGCAGATATCCTTGCTTCTGTATCGTATTTCTTCAATTTATTATATAACGTAGGTAACACAGACGATATCGACCATTTAGGTAACCGTCGTTTACGTTCAGTTGGTGAGTTATTACAAAACCAATTCCGTATCGGTTTATCTCGTATGGAGCGTGTAGTACGTGAACGTATGTCAATTAATGACACAGCGGCAATCGTACCACAACAATTAATCAATATCCGTCCTGTTATCGCATCAATCAAAGAGTTCTTTGGCTCTTCTCAGTTATCTCAATTCATGGACCAAACAAACCCATTAGCAGAGTTAACGCACAAACGTCGTCTATCTGCATTAGGGCCTGGTGGTTTAACACGTGAGCGCGCAGGTATGGAAGTACGTGACGTTCACTACTCTCACTATGGTCGTATGTGTCCAATCGAGACGCCTGAGGGACCAAACATCGGTCTGATTAACTCATTATCTTCATTCGCTAAAGTGAACAAGTTTGGCTTCATTGAAACACCTTACCGCCGTGTTGATCCGGAAACAGGTACTGTAACTGAAGAAATCCATTACTTAACTGCAGACGAAGAAGATAACTATGTAGTAGCTCAAGCAAACTCTCTATTAACTGCAGACGGTAAGTTTGAAAAAGAAGAAGTAGTAGGTCGTTTCCGTGGGGATAACACAGTGTTTAACCGCGATCGTATCGATTACATGGATGTATCTCCAAAACAAGTAGTATCTGCTGCCACTGCATGTATTCCGTTCTTAGAAAACGATGACTCAAACCGTGCACTAATGGGCGCGAACATGCAACGTCAAGCTGTTCCTTTACTATATCCAAACGCTCCGTTTGTTGGTACGGGTATGGAACATGTTGACGCTCGTGACTCTGGTGCTGCTGTAGTTGCTAAAAAACATGGTATTGTTGAGCACGTAGAAGCTCGCTCTATCCACGTTCGTACAATCGAAGAGATTGACGGCAAAGAAGTTAAAGGCAACTTAGTGAAATACAAATTACAAAAATTCATTCGTTCAAACCAAGGTACTTCATATAACCAACGTCCAATCGTAAAAGTTGGCGATCTTGTGAAACCTCGTGATATTTTAGCTGATGGTCCTTCAATGGAACGTGGCGAATTAGCACTTGGCCAAAACGTACTTGTTGCGTTCATGACATGGGACGGTTTCAACTACGAGGATGCTGTTATTATGAGCGAACGCCTTGTAAAAGACGATGTATATACTTCTGTTCATATTGAAGAATATGAATCAGAATCACGTGATACAAAGCTTGGACCTGAAGAAATCACACGTGACATTCCAAACGTAGGTGAAGATGCACTTCGTAACCTAGACGACCGCGGAATTATCCGTATCGGTGCGGAAGTACGTGACGGTGATATTTTAGTAGGTAAAGTTACGCCTAAAGGGGTTACTGAATTAACTGCTGAAGAGCGTTTATTACATGCTATCTTTGGTGAAAAAGCACGCGAAGTACGTGACACGTCTCTACGTGTACCACACGGCGCTGGCGGTATCATCCTAGATGTTAAAGTCTTCAACCGTGAAGATGGAGACGAATTACCACCAGGTGTTAACCAATTAGTTCGTGCTTATATTGTTCAAAAACGTAAAATTCGCGTTGGTGACAAAATGGCCGGACGTCATGGTAACAAAGGTGTAATCTCACGAATCTTACCAGAAGAAGATATGCCATTCATGCCAGACGGCACGCCAGTGGATATCATGCTTAACCCACTTGGGGTACCTTCTCGTATGAACATCGGACAAGTATTAGAGCTTCACTTAGGTATGGCTGCACGCTATTTAGGCGTACACATGGCTACACCAGTATTTGATGGTGCTAACGAAGACGATGTTTGGGAAACGATGGAAGAAGCTGGTATGAACCGTGATGGTAAAACAATTCTTTATGATGGACGTTCGGGTGAACCGTTCGACAGCCGCGTTTCTGTTGGTATCATGTACATGATCAAATTAGCGCACATGGTTGACGACAAACTTCACGCACGTTCAACTGGTCCTTACTCATTAGTAACGCAACAACCGCTTGGTGGTAAAGCACAATTCGGTGGACAACGTTTCGGTGAGATGGAAGTATGGGCGCTTGAAGCATACGGTGCAGCTTACACGTTACAAGAGATTTTAACTGTAAAATCAGATGACGTTGTAGGTCGTGTGAAAACATACGAAGCAATCGTTAAAGGTGAAAGTGTTCCAGAACCAGGTGTACCAGAATCATTCAAAGTATTAATTAAAGAACTTCAATCATTAGGTATGGATGTGAAGATGCTTACAATCAACGATGAGGAAGTAGAATTACGCGA
- a CDS encoding class I SAM-dependent methyltransferase has protein sequence MSEHYYSNKPQTESKPRQWKFPLLGHTFTFETDAGVFSKSEVDFGSRVLIDTFEIPKVEGVVLDVGCGYGPIGLSIAKVNPEREVLMMDINTRAIGLSQKNAQLNGVQNVRVFESDGLSAVEAGTQAAAILTNPPIRAGKETIFRFYDQAYELLVENGELWVVIQKKQGAPSTVSHLEEMFSEVDVVEKKKGYWIIRAKK, from the coding sequence ATGTCTGAACATTATTATTCAAATAAGCCTCAAACGGAAAGTAAACCACGCCAATGGAAATTTCCTTTATTAGGACATACATTTACATTTGAAACAGATGCAGGTGTATTTAGTAAAAGCGAAGTAGATTTTGGTTCCCGTGTATTAATTGATACCTTTGAAATACCAAAAGTAGAAGGCGTTGTACTTGATGTGGGTTGTGGATACGGACCGATTGGCTTATCGATCGCAAAGGTTAATCCGGAGCGAGAAGTGTTAATGATGGATATTAATACGCGTGCTATTGGTTTATCACAAAAAAATGCCCAACTAAACGGGGTTCAAAATGTACGTGTTTTTGAAAGTGATGGCCTGAGTGCTGTAGAAGCTGGAACACAAGCAGCTGCAATTTTAACAAATCCACCAATTCGTGCAGGGAAAGAAACAATCTTTAGATTTTACGATCAAGCCTATGAATTGTTAGTGGAAAACGGTGAATTGTGGGTAGTAATTCAGAAGAAACAGGGCGCTCCATCAACAGTGAGTCATTTAGAAGAGATGTTTTCAGAAGTGGATGTTGTTGAGAAGAAAAAGGGGTATTGGATCATACGAGCAAAAAAATAA
- the rplL gene encoding 50S ribosomal protein L7/L12: MNKEQILEAIKAMTVLELNDLVKAIEEEFGVTAAAPVAVVAGGAAAAEEKTEFDVVLTAAGQEKIKVIKVVREITGLGLKEAKEVVDNAPKALKEGVSKDDAEAIKAKLEEVGASVEVK; the protein is encoded by the coding sequence ATGAACAAAGAGCAAATCTTAGAAGCTATCAAAGCTATGACAGTTCTAGAATTAAACGATTTAGTAAAAGCTATCGAAGAAGAATTCGGTGTAACAGCTGCTGCTCCAGTAGCAGTAGTTGCTGGCGGTGCTGCTGCAGCTGAAGAAAAAACTGAATTTGACGTAGTATTAACTGCTGCTGGTCAAGAAAAAATTAAAGTAATCAAAGTGGTTCGTGAAATCACTGGATTAGGTTTAAAAGAAGCTAAAGAGGTTGTTGACAACGCTCCTAAAGCTCTTAAAGAAGGCGTTTCTAAAGATGACGCTGAAGCTATTAAAGCTAAACTTGAAGAAGTTGGCGCTTCAGTAGAAGTTAAATAA
- the rplJ gene encoding 50S ribosomal protein L10, producing MSKAIESKKVQVEEIADKFKAAASIVVVDYRGLTVGQVTELRKQLREAGVEFKVYKNTLTRRAAEAAGLEGINEFLTGPNAIAFSNEDVVAPAKIVNEFAKKNEALEIKAGIIEGTIASVEDVKALAELPSREGLLSMLLSVLQAPVRNFALATKAVAEQKEEQGA from the coding sequence ATGAGCAAAGCAATCGAATCTAAAAAAGTTCAAGTTGAAGAAATCGCTGACAAATTCAAAGCTGCTGCTTCTATCGTAGTAGTAGATTACCGTGGTTTAACTGTAGGCCAAGTAACAGAATTACGTAAGCAATTACGTGAAGCTGGTGTTGAGTTCAAAGTATACAAAAATACTTTAACTCGTCGTGCTGCAGAAGCTGCTGGTTTAGAAGGAATCAATGAATTCTTAACTGGTCCAAATGCTATCGCATTCTCTAACGAGGACGTAGTAGCTCCAGCTAAAATCGTTAACGAATTCGCTAAGAAAAACGAAGCGTTAGAAATTAAAGCTGGTATCATCGAAGGTACTATCGCATCTGTTGAAGACGTTAAAGCTCTTGCAGAACTTCCATCTCGCGAAGGTCTATTATCAATGCTTTTATCTGTACTTCAAGCTCCAGTGCGCAACTTCGCACTTGCAACAAAAGCTGTTGCAGAACAAAAAGAAGAGCAAGGCGCTTAA
- the rplA gene encoding 50S ribosomal protein L1: MAKKGKKLQDAVKLIDRATFYSVEEAVALAQKTSTVNFDATVEVAFKLGIDTRKNDQQIRGAVVLPHGTGKTQKVLVFAKGEKAKEAQAAGADYVGDSDMVNKIQQGWFDFDVIVATPDMMGEVGKLGRVLGPKGLMPNPKTGTVTFDVTKAIEEIKAGKVEYRAEKAGIIHAPIGKVSFDTQKLVENFLAVFEVIQKAKPAASKGTYMKSVNITTTMGPAVKVDAANVTIK, translated from the coding sequence ATGGCTAAAAAAGGTAAAAAACTGCAAGACGCAGTTAAATTAATCGATCGCGCAACTTTCTACTCTGTAGAAGAAGCAGTAGCTTTAGCGCAAAAAACATCTACAGTTAACTTCGATGCAACTGTAGAAGTAGCATTCAAATTAGGTATCGACACTCGTAAGAATGACCAACAAATCCGTGGTGCGGTAGTATTACCACACGGTACTGGTAAAACTCAAAAAGTATTAGTATTCGCTAAAGGTGAGAAAGCTAAAGAAGCACAAGCTGCTGGTGCTGACTACGTAGGCGATTCAGATATGGTTAACAAAATCCAACAAGGTTGGTTCGATTTTGATGTAATCGTAGCAACTCCTGACATGATGGGTGAAGTTGGTAAATTAGGTCGCGTATTAGGACCAAAAGGTTTAATGCCAAACCCTAAAACTGGTACAGTTACTTTCGACGTAACTAAAGCTATCGAAGAAATCAAAGCTGGTAAAGTAGAATACCGCGCTGAAAAAGCTGGTATCATCCACGCTCCAATCGGTAAAGTTTCTTTCGATACTCAAAAATTAGTAGAAAACTTCTTAGCTGTATTTGAAGTAATTCAAAAAGCTAAACCAGCTGCATCAAAAGGTACTTACATGAAGTCTGTAAACATTACAACTACAATGGGTCCTGCTGTAAAAGTTGACGCTGCTAACGTAACAATCAAATAA